The Tenacibaculum jejuense genome includes a window with the following:
- a CDS encoding SusC/RagA family TonB-linked outer membrane protein, whose protein sequence is MKTKFNGILTLILALLVHVSYAQDKTISGKVTDGSEPLPGVSVIKKGTKIGTETDFDGKYVIKAKTGDVLVFSFVGMKSIEKVVGSGSTVNAILSEDSSVLDEVVVTGVATGTSRKKLGVSVSSVNAEKLADLGTPSVEQALQGKVAGAIIQSNSGQPGQQQDIVLRSIASLQGTNPLVLIDGLAVDTGSSSIGGASNLSSRLADIDFSNVARVEVVTGASGATIYGAQGANGVINIITKKGKSGAPRVTLNTSVGFSNVISNEDARRTRLHRYQTDTNGFLVDGTGTRVTQLNAESQFLPVAINIVDVNGTQLGAEGINNIPYAEQTFDAVDELFNTAFNTTYGATVSGGSENITYLASGSRTENESVLINGDYVRYNSRLKLGIKLSDKLNFDTRIDYISSRNTTGTDTDAAADNNLINGVYQNLPHVNLNVRNSDGDLVVAPDATDPNSTNPFFFRDAQVRQDEISRTITNFTLNYDPFDFLNVNLKYGFDTYSQTFNFFQNREDDHQQADQITNNSGILTETNTNFFFQNLLANANLKFELKEGLPLESTTSITFDWRDEEASSTSVQGTDNPFTGFGSFTINQSKTKTLNSIGNATFVPFRTYGILVNQKLDFYDGLFGIGGGFRSDVSSRFGNDVTGTFGRFNGYFNIADVIESDPLQQLKIRAAWGQAGIQPPFGSNLEAFDVVTIGNEAPIFSQTTIGNTSLAPAVNTELEVGLDYSIKTNNKNWFTNLRGSVNYFTNETEGAISIAELAPSTGAPQIRTNAYDLSSDGFDFSLDLGVYESDNFSWNFGTRFTKSTTVLDRIANGQALVVGDFFTLEEGQEIGSFSVFDIVRSIDQEDSQGNLIIPAADANNFTVASTGYVVNKNTGKPVFTQEKTAGGSTQPDFVMSFFNDFKINKFFEISTQVDWFQGMDVYNRAKQWLYNNGLHQETSVPVTIEDPSGVDRTGAFVSYYTGLYNTNVPTSHFIEDASFIRLRNVSFKFKLNDLVKFKNVQDITLTLSGRNLVTITDYTGLDPEAARNFGNPFQRGFDEFTHPNTKSYNLGLKVTF, encoded by the coding sequence ATGAAAACAAAATTTAATGGAATTTTGACGCTGATTCTGGCGTTGCTTGTGCATGTTTCCTATGCACAAGACAAGACTATTTCCGGTAAGGTTACAGATGGTTCTGAACCACTACCAGGAGTTAGTGTTATTAAAAAAGGAACTAAAATAGGAACTGAGACAGACTTTGATGGTAAGTATGTTATTAAGGCCAAAACTGGTGATGTTCTTGTTTTCAGTTTTGTTGGTATGAAATCTATTGAAAAAGTAGTTGGTAGTGGAAGCACTGTTAATGCTATTTTAAGCGAAGACTCAAGTGTTTTAGATGAAGTTGTAGTAACTGGGGTAGCTACAGGAACTTCTAGAAAAAAATTAGGGGTTAGTGTTTCTTCTGTAAATGCAGAGAAATTAGCTGACTTAGGTACACCTTCTGTAGAACAAGCTTTACAAGGTAAAGTAGCAGGAGCTATTATCCAGTCTAATTCAGGTCAACCTGGTCAACAACAAGATATCGTATTAAGATCTATTGCGAGTTTACAAGGAACTAATCCTCTTGTATTAATTGATGGATTAGCTGTAGATACTGGAAGTTCATCTATTGGTGGTGCTTCTAACTTAAGTTCGCGTTTAGCTGATATTGATTTTTCTAACGTAGCTAGAGTCGAAGTTGTAACTGGTGCTTCTGGTGCTACAATTTACGGTGCACAGGGTGCGAATGGTGTAATTAACATCATCACTAAAAAAGGAAAATCAGGCGCTCCTAGAGTAACTTTAAATACTAGCGTTGGTTTTTCTAACGTAATCTCTAACGAAGACGCAAGAAGAACTCGTTTACATAGATATCAAACTGACACTAATGGTTTTTTAGTTGATGGTACTGGAACAAGAGTAACTCAATTAAATGCTGAATCACAGTTCTTACCTGTTGCAATCAATATAGTTGATGTTAACGGAACACAATTAGGTGCTGAAGGTATTAACAACATCCCTTATGCTGAACAAACTTTTGATGCAGTTGATGAATTATTTAATACTGCATTCAATACTACATATGGCGCTACTGTTTCTGGTGGTAGCGAAAACATCACTTATTTAGCTTCTGGTAGTAGAACTGAAAATGAAAGTGTTTTAATTAATGGAGACTATGTTAGATATAACTCTCGTTTAAAATTAGGTATTAAGTTATCTGATAAGTTAAACTTCGATACAAGAATTGATTATATTTCAAGTAGAAACACAACTGGTACAGACACTGACGCAGCTGCTGATAATAACTTAATCAATGGTGTATATCAAAATTTACCTCACGTAAATTTAAATGTAAGAAATTCTGATGGAGACTTAGTAGTTGCTCCTGATGCTACTGATCCTAACTCTACTAACCCGTTTTTCTTTAGAGATGCTCAAGTTAGACAAGATGAGATTAGCAGAACAATTACGAATTTCACTTTAAATTATGATCCATTTGATTTCTTAAATGTTAATTTAAAGTATGGTTTTGATACGTATAGTCAAACTTTCAACTTTTTCCAGAATAGAGAAGATGATCACCAACAAGCTGATCAAATCACTAATAATTCTGGTATCTTAACTGAGACTAACACAAACTTCTTTTTCCAAAACTTATTAGCAAATGCTAACTTAAAATTTGAATTAAAAGAAGGTTTACCTTTAGAATCTACAACATCAATTACATTTGACTGGAGAGATGAAGAAGCTTCTTCTACTTCTGTTCAAGGTACAGATAACCCTTTTACTGGTTTTGGATCATTTACAATAAACCAAAGTAAAACTAAAACATTAAACTCTATTGGTAACGCTACTTTTGTTCCATTTAGAACTTATGGTATTTTAGTAAACCAAAAATTAGACTTTTATGACGGTTTATTCGGAATCGGTGGTGGTTTCAGAAGTGACGTATCTAGTAGATTTGGTAATGATGTAACTGGAACTTTTGGAAGATTCAATGGATATTTCAACATTGCTGATGTTATTGAAAGTGATCCTTTACAACAACTTAAAATTAGAGCTGCATGGGGACAAGCTGGTATTCAGCCTCCGTTTGGTAGTAACTTAGAAGCTTTTGACGTTGTTACTATTGGTAACGAAGCTCCTATTTTTAGTCAAACAACTATAGGTAACACAAGTTTAGCTCCTGCTGTTAATACAGAATTAGAAGTTGGTCTTGACTACAGTATTAAGACTAACAACAAGAACTGGTTCACAAATCTTAGAGGTAGTGTAAACTACTTTACTAACGAAACTGAAGGTGCAATCTCTATTGCTGAGTTAGCTCCATCGACAGGTGCTCCTCAAATTAGAACTAATGCTTATGATTTATCAAGTGATGGTTTCGACTTCAGTTTAGACCTTGGTGTTTATGAAAGCGATAACTTTAGCTGGAATTTCGGAACAAGATTCACAAAATCTACAACTGTTTTAGATCGTATAGCTAATGGTCAAGCATTGGTTGTAGGAGATTTCTTTACTTTAGAAGAAGGTCAAGAAATTGGTTCTTTCTCTGTGTTTGATATTGTAAGAAGTATTGACCAAGAGGATTCTCAAGGAAACTTAATCATTCCTGCTGCAGATGCTAATAACTTTACTGTTGCTAGCACAGGTTATGTTGTAAATAAAAACACTGGTAAGCCAGTATTCACGCAAGAGAAAACTGCTGGAGGTAGTACTCAACCAGACTTTGTTATGTCTTTCTTTAATGATTTCAAAATCAATAAATTCTTCGAAATTTCTACTCAAGTAGATTGGTTCCAAGGAATGGATGTTTATAACAGAGCAAAACAATGGTTATATAACAATGGTTTACACCAAGAAACTTCTGTACCTGTAACTATCGAAGACCCAAGTGGAGTAGATAGAACTGGAGCTTTCGTATCTTACTACACTGGTTTATATAACACAAACGTACCAACATCTCACTTTATTGAAGATGCTTCATTTATTAGATTACGTAATGTAAGTTTCAAATTTAAATTAAACGATTTAGTTAAATTTAAGAATGTACAAGATATTACATTAACATTATCTGGTAGAAACTTAGTTACAATTACTGACTATACTGGTTTAGATCCTGAAGCTGCGAGAAATTTTGGAAATCCATTCCAAAGAGGTTTTGATGAATTTACTCATCCAAACACTAAGAGTTATAATTTAGGTTTAAAAGTAACTTTCTAA
- a CDS encoding RagB/SusD family nutrient uptake outer membrane protein — translation MKKIQFKAILFLLVSGMIMSCQDNLLETNIDPVNPNLPVADDLKIPSTMYSFGQGLYEPFNFPYLWFGYGYHETMGDNLVMPWGNFGGRWVNQTSSIDLDNNVLNPPPAGITIPPTQRITPPEGGDQPVEINIRNTRAAGSDNPTQYEWASGYDAIGQTNLILSIADEVDASPSEIAAIKAWALWWKAYSYNRIGLLYEEGLIVDSFGSTNNNYVPNTDIIAESNRLLGELDTVIAGVTNIGEFNSALEAMQLDIVGLVLDIASMRENSNTLKARNLVYSTSVTAMTSADWNNVITWCNSGVSSNDNAFIMKSEATWVNDAWLPGRVTGSWYFPSPRLIQDINMGDNRLDLYFEADVFPNPRGRGWQYGSNYFWKSETPIASTTPGNVTMYYAGTYEENQLFLAEAKVRTGDIEGGLSNLDAARTFQNSGLPATVGTGLTEAQALEEIRKERRLGLILRSVAFYDARRYGIASGSRTGAWVVGVTDGTYTPIYNNATINYNYLEYWPVPAFESDFNAPGTQN, via the coding sequence ATGAAAAAAATACAATTTAAAGCAATATTATTCCTATTGGTTTCAGGTATGATTATGTCTTGTCAAGATAATCTTTTAGAAACCAACATTGACCCAGTTAATCCAAATCTACCTGTTGCAGACGATTTAAAAATCCCTTCAACAATGTACTCTTTCGGACAGGGTTTATACGAACCATTTAACTTTCCATATTTATGGTTTGGATATGGTTACCATGAAACAATGGGAGACAATTTAGTAATGCCTTGGGGTAACTTTGGAGGTAGATGGGTAAACCAAACATCTTCAATAGATTTAGACAACAATGTTCTTAATCCTCCTCCAGCAGGAATCACTATTCCTCCAACTCAGAGAATTACTCCACCAGAAGGAGGCGATCAACCAGTTGAAATTAACATTAGAAATACAAGAGCTGCTGGATCAGATAACCCAACTCAATATGAATGGGCTTCAGGTTATGATGCTATAGGACAAACCAACTTAATATTAAGTATTGCAGACGAAGTTGATGCTTCTCCAAGTGAAATAGCTGCTATCAAAGCATGGGCTTTATGGTGGAAAGCATATTCTTACAATAGAATTGGTTTATTATATGAAGAAGGTTTAATAGTAGATTCATTTGGTTCTACTAATAACAACTATGTTCCTAATACTGATATTATTGCTGAATCTAACCGTTTATTAGGAGAGTTAGATACTGTAATTGCTGGTGTTACTAATATTGGAGAGTTTAACTCTGCTTTAGAAGCAATGCAATTAGATATCGTTGGCTTAGTATTAGATATCGCTTCTATGAGAGAAAATTCTAATACATTAAAAGCAAGAAACTTAGTTTATAGCACTAGTGTAACAGCTATGACTTCTGCCGACTGGAATAATGTAATCACATGGTGTAACTCTGGAGTTTCTAGTAATGATAATGCTTTCATTATGAAATCTGAAGCTACATGGGTTAATGACGCATGGTTACCTGGTAGAGTTACTGGATCTTGGTATTTCCCAAGCCCACGTTTAATTCAAGATATCAACATGGGAGATAACCGTTTAGATTTATATTTTGAGGCAGACGTTTTCCCTAACCCAAGAGGAAGAGGATGGCAATATGGTAGTAACTATTTCTGGAAAAGTGAAACTCCAATCGCTTCTACTACTCCAGGTAACGTTACTATGTATTATGCTGGAACATATGAAGAGAACCAATTATTCTTAGCTGAAGCTAAAGTTAGAACAGGAGACATTGAAGGTGGTCTAAGTAACTTAGACGCTGCAAGAACTTTCCAAAATTCAGGTTTACCTGCAACAGTAGGTACTGGATTAACTGAAGCACAAGCTTTAGAAGAAATTCGTAAAGAAAGAAGATTAGGTCTAATCTTAAGGTCAGTAGCTTTCTATGACGCAAGACGTTATGGAATTGCATCTGGATCAAGAACAGGTGCTTGGGTAGTAGGTGTTACAGACGGAACTTATACTCCTATATACAACAATGCAACTATCAACTATAATTATTTAGAGTATTGGCCAGTACCAGCTTTTGAAAGTGATTTCAACGCTCCTGGAACTCAAAACTAA
- a CDS encoding VCBS repeat-containing protein, whose product MKRIPLLCLLFTLVFCKKQETKSEQNFLFNKLSSKRTGVTFNNKIKDNLKENIISYLYYYNGAGVSVGDFNNDNLDDLYFVSNKGENKLYINKGNLNFEDISEKAGVKGKADWQTGVTTIDINNDGFLDIYVCAVSGLLDFKGHNELYINNGDNTFTEKSKEYNLDYKGYSTQAYFFDYDKDEDLDVYIVNHAVHTKNSHGPAFLRAKRTDLTGDVLLENKNNKFEDSSEKANIYGGVNGYGLSASIADFNNDGWDDIYVCNDFHEDDYYYINNKDGSFTEALAKNFSTISRFSMGSDAADLNGDGFQDLITLDMLPKDERALKESEGDDTMLNVQIQLQNLGYQDQYSRNMLQINNFGAYFHEEALYNNVANTDWSWSPLIADFDNDGNQDLFISNGIIKRPNNLDFKMYVSSNYKYRSRNKSKDQWLLEALKEMPSGKVPNQIFRGNSKQFKNENTSWIDNTPSLSNGAIYSDLDLDGDLDLVTNNINEEAFIYENTTKNKNYISLNFDYKSENKNAIGVKAILYQKQTKQLKQLFNSRGFLSSVSNKLHFGLDTIKKVDSIEIIWPNNTKQTIKDISINKELLIKYNEEKSKNCIANTTETEKIFKPTKEIIDFKHDEDKYNDFHVERLIPFKVSTTGPAIAVADIDKNGFDDLFIGNGSGKAAALYLNDGVKLSKKDINVFNEDINYEDVCATFFDADNDGDLDLYVGSGIHQNRNKSNEIDRLYLNTKNNFTKSNSIPLNKNITACIKAYDYDQDGDTDLFVGNRSNPDDYGEKVTSYLLKNDGEGQFKIDTNFSILSHVTDALWIDLNNDTVKDLVVTTEWDQPKIFINSNGKLTEENKLSNLNGLWQTVNAFDIDKDGDKDLILGNWGENTKFSTENSDPIVMYHSDFDSNGKKETVIAYKLENKYYPIYSKDELASQMNIIKKRFVNYKDYALKTIEDILTKEQLSKATKYTINTLSTGYLINDNGNFSSFKKLAKPFQLSPVNTTVNLSLEQKEHLLFLGNSKSVNTYHGGYENLKGLLLSDSNNFSQASKLGIPPLDSEVRKAEVIKFKDKKVLLILPNNNQIQSFIINEK is encoded by the coding sequence ATGAAAAGAATTCCTCTTCTATGTCTTCTTTTTACACTTGTTTTCTGTAAAAAACAAGAAACAAAAAGCGAACAAAATTTTTTATTCAATAAACTCTCTTCAAAAAGAACTGGTGTTACATTTAACAATAAGATCAAGGACAACTTGAAGGAAAATATCATTAGTTACCTATATTACTACAATGGCGCCGGAGTTAGCGTTGGTGATTTCAATAATGATAATTTAGATGATCTTTATTTTGTATCAAACAAAGGCGAAAACAAATTATATATAAATAAAGGCAATTTAAATTTCGAAGATATTTCTGAAAAAGCTGGCGTAAAAGGAAAAGCTGACTGGCAAACTGGTGTAACAACTATCGATATAAATAATGATGGTTTTTTAGATATATATGTTTGTGCTGTTTCTGGATTATTGGATTTTAAAGGACACAACGAACTTTACATTAACAATGGCGATAATACATTTACAGAAAAATCAAAAGAATATAACTTAGACTATAAAGGGTATTCTACTCAAGCTTATTTCTTTGATTATGATAAAGACGAGGATTTAGATGTATATATAGTAAATCATGCTGTTCATACAAAAAATTCACATGGCCCCGCTTTTTTGAGAGCTAAAAGAACCGATTTAACTGGTGATGTTCTTTTAGAGAATAAGAATAATAAATTTGAAGACAGTAGCGAAAAAGCCAATATTTATGGAGGTGTAAATGGTTATGGACTTAGTGCCTCTATAGCTGACTTTAATAATGATGGTTGGGATGACATTTATGTTTGTAACGACTTCCACGAAGATGACTATTACTATATTAACAATAAAGATGGCTCTTTTACAGAAGCATTAGCTAAAAACTTTTCAACTATTAGTAGGTTTTCTATGGGTAGTGATGCTGCAGATTTAAATGGAGACGGCTTCCAAGATTTAATTACCTTAGATATGTTACCTAAAGACGAAAGAGCTTTAAAAGAATCTGAAGGTGACGACACCATGTTGAACGTACAAATTCAACTACAAAACCTTGGTTATCAAGATCAATATTCTAGAAACATGCTACAGATTAATAATTTCGGAGCTTATTTTCATGAAGAAGCACTTTATAATAATGTAGCAAATACAGATTGGAGTTGGAGTCCGTTAATAGCTGATTTTGACAATGATGGAAATCAAGATTTATTCATATCAAATGGTATCATCAAAAGACCTAATAATTTAGATTTTAAAATGTATGTTTCAAGCAACTACAAATACAGAAGCAGAAACAAATCTAAAGATCAATGGCTTTTAGAAGCTTTAAAAGAAATGCCTTCAGGAAAAGTTCCTAATCAAATATTCCGAGGTAATTCAAAACAATTTAAGAATGAAAATACTTCATGGATTGACAATACACCTTCGTTATCAAATGGTGCTATTTATTCAGATTTAGATTTAGATGGCGATTTAGATTTAGTTACAAACAACATTAACGAAGAGGCTTTCATATATGAAAATACCACAAAAAACAAAAACTACATCTCATTAAACTTTGACTACAAGAGTGAGAATAAAAATGCTATAGGAGTAAAAGCTATATTATATCAGAAACAAACTAAACAATTAAAACAATTATTTAACTCAAGAGGATTTTTATCTTCAGTTAGTAATAAACTTCACTTTGGATTAGACACAATAAAAAAGGTAGATTCTATTGAAATAATTTGGCCTAACAACACCAAACAAACAATTAAAGATATAAGTATCAATAAAGAATTGCTAATAAAATATAATGAAGAAAAAAGTAAGAATTGTATAGCTAATACAACTGAAACTGAAAAAATATTTAAGCCTACTAAAGAAATTATTGACTTTAAACATGATGAAGATAAATATAATGATTTTCATGTTGAAAGATTAATTCCATTCAAAGTTTCAACTACAGGTCCTGCTATAGCTGTTGCTGACATTGACAAAAATGGATTTGATGATTTATTTATCGGCAACGGTTCAGGTAAAGCCGCTGCTTTATACCTGAATGATGGTGTCAAATTATCAAAAAAAGACATAAATGTGTTTAATGAAGACATCAATTATGAAGATGTTTGCGCTACTTTTTTTGATGCGGATAATGATGGAGATTTAGACTTGTATGTAGGTTCAGGAATTCATCAAAATAGAAACAAATCAAACGAAATTGATCGATTATATCTCAATACAAAGAATAACTTCACAAAATCTAATTCAATACCCTTAAACAAAAACATTACTGCCTGCATAAAAGCATATGACTATGATCAAGATGGAGATACTGACTTATTTGTAGGCAACAGATCTAACCCTGATGATTATGGCGAAAAAGTAACTTCTTATTTATTAAAAAATGATGGTGAAGGACAATTTAAAATTGACACAAACTTCTCAATTTTATCGCATGTAACAGATGCGCTATGGATAGACCTTAATAATGATACTGTAAAAGATTTAGTAGTAACTACAGAATGGGATCAACCAAAAATATTTATTAATTCAAATGGAAAACTAACGGAAGAAAACAAACTGAGTAATTTAAATGGTTTGTGGCAAACCGTTAATGCTTTTGATATCGATAAAGATGGAGACAAAGATTTAATCTTAGGTAATTGGGGAGAGAATACAAAATTTAGTACTGAAAATTCTGATCCTATAGTAATGTATCATTCAGACTTTGATTCTAATGGAAAAAAGGAAACTGTAATCGCATACAAATTAGAGAATAAGTATTATCCAATATATTCTAAAGATGAATTAGCCTCACAAATGAATATCATAAAGAAAAGATTTGTAAACTATAAAGATTATGCTTTAAAAACTATAGAAGATATTTTAACAAAAGAACAACTCTCTAAAGCTACTAAATACACGATAAATACATTATCTACAGGTTATTTAATAAATGATAATGGTAATTTTTCTAGTTTTAAAAAGCTAGCAAAACCATTTCAATTATCACCTGTGAATACGACAGTAAACCTAAGTTTAGAGCAAAAAGAACATCTTTTATTTTTAGGCAATTCTAAAAGTGTAAATACTTATCACGGCGGATATGAAAATCTTAAAGGATTACTATTATCTGATAGCAATAACTTTTCTCAGGCATCAAAACTAGGTATCCCTCCTTTAGATTCCGAAGTAAGAAAAGCTGAAGTCATAAAATTTAAAGATAAAAAAGTACTACTAATATTACCCAATAACAACCAAATTCAATCTTTTATCATTAATGAGAAATAA
- a CDS encoding vanadium-dependent haloperoxidase — translation MRNNHSNFVFTLLAAIFICVSCKREANEIKISSEDYNHLVDRITEIMIHDVFSPPVASRIYAYPNIAAYEALNGGSKKYKSLSGQLNGLKLKNPEKTDNVNKKLASLIAHIQVSKELIFSKDKLEVYKDSLYKIWKETNPTIFKKSKEYATQYSKQILEWMNKDNYSQTRTYPEHNGNTDDPSQWKPTPPAYMDAIEPHWNKIRPFTLDSASQFKPIPPPKFSLEKNSPFYKELIHVYKTGQQIIQKGDSSEEIEIARFWDCNPYVSVNKGHFMFASKKITPGAHWMGICKIACKKDNADFYKTIYAHTRTSISIADAFISCWDEKYRSNLVRPETLINKYIDETWEPILQTPPFPEYTSGHSVVSGAASETLTLIFGDNFNFLDTTEVPFGLPARKFSSFRSAAKEAAISRLYGGIHYKSAIELGLSQGILMSEHHKTKISYSYQP, via the coding sequence ATGAGAAATAATCATTCAAATTTCGTTTTTACACTACTAGCAGCCATCTTTATATGTGTTTCTTGCAAAAGAGAAGCTAACGAAATCAAAATTTCTTCTGAAGATTACAATCACCTTGTAGATAGAATAACAGAAATTATGATTCATGATGTATTCTCTCCACCTGTTGCAAGCAGAATATATGCGTACCCTAATATTGCAGCTTATGAAGCGCTTAATGGAGGTAGTAAAAAATATAAATCTTTATCAGGACAATTAAATGGATTAAAATTAAAAAATCCAGAAAAAACGGATAATGTAAACAAAAAATTAGCTTCATTAATTGCTCATATACAAGTTTCAAAAGAATTAATTTTTTCAAAAGATAAATTAGAAGTTTACAAGGATAGTTTATATAAGATCTGGAAAGAAACAAACCCAACAATATTTAAAAAATCCAAGGAATATGCTACTCAATATTCTAAACAAATTTTAGAATGGATGAATAAAGATAATTATTCACAAACGAGAACATATCCAGAACATAATGGTAATACTGATGATCCTTCACAATGGAAACCTACTCCACCAGCTTACATGGATGCCATAGAGCCTCATTGGAATAAAATACGACCATTCACTTTAGATTCTGCATCTCAATTTAAACCAATACCACCTCCTAAATTTTCTTTAGAAAAAAATAGTCCTTTTTATAAAGAACTAATTCATGTTTATAAAACTGGACAACAAATTATACAAAAAGGGGATTCTTCCGAAGAAATAGAAATAGCTAGATTTTGGGATTGCAACCCTTATGTTTCAGTAAACAAAGGACATTTTATGTTTGCCTCAAAAAAAATAACACCAGGTGCACATTGGATGGGGATTTGTAAAATTGCTTGCAAAAAAGATAATGCAGATTTTTATAAAACAATTTATGCTCATACTAGAACTTCTATTTCAATTGCAGATGCATTTATTAGTTGTTGGGATGAAAAATACAGAAGCAATTTAGTTAGACCTGAAACATTAATCAATAAATACATTGATGAAACATGGGAGCCAATATTACAAACACCTCCATTCCCAGAATATACTAGTGGTCACTCTGTTGTTTCTGGAGCGGCCTCAGAAACATTGACTTTAATTTTTGGTGACAACTTCAACTTTTTAGATACTACTGAAGTTCCTTTTGGACTTCCGGCGAGAAAATTCTCTTCATTTAGAAGTGCTGCAAAAGAAGCTGCCATAAGTAGACTTTACGGAGGTATACATTATAAATCCGCAATAGAATTAGGTTTAAGTCAAGGAATACTTATGTCAGAACACCATAAAACAAAAATAAGTTATAGTTATCAACCATAA